The sequence below is a genomic window from Bactrocera neohumeralis isolate Rockhampton chromosome 4, APGP_CSIRO_Bneo_wtdbg2-racon-allhic-juicebox.fasta_v2, whole genome shotgun sequence.
TGTTAACCCCTTTAGATTATGAACGGTATCTGCATATAAGTTATAATCTCAGGGCCATTATAAATACTGTTACCATAATCTGCTTATTCTTCTTCAACATGGCCGAAAAAGGtcattgaaaattacaaaatagcTCTCCTTGTTTGTGGATAAATTGGCGTATGATTGAAAATATTCTAATGCCTTCTGTTTATAGtcttaaataaagatttttgccCAATTTGTCTATTTCAGGACCACGCTTTGGCGTACGCCATGTACAAACTCTGCTGCTATTTTTCAACATTGTTGCGGTTTCTATAAGTCGCTTAAACATTTCGGTCGCTGTGGTCGCGATGACAAACGCCGAAAGCACGAATCCTAATTTTCAGGTGAGCATATAACTCCTTTCGTCTTTCCCTCAGAAGAACTAACCTTAACTAATATTTTATAGGAATTCGACTGGACTGAAGAACAAAAATCTTATATAATTTCCAGCTTCTACTGGGGTTACGTGGTCACACAGTTTCCCGGTGGCTATTTGAGTCGACGTTTCGGTGCGAAAATTGTGATGAGCATAGGTGTCTTCGGTTCGTCTATATGCAGTTTGGCCACACCATATCTGGTGTGTTGGGGCGGCTGGCAAATATTCTGTGTTATACGTATTTTGCAGGGTCTCTGCCAGGCAGCACTCTTTCCCGCCATACATGAGCACATTGCCAAATGGTCTCCGCCACAAGAGCGCAACTTGCTGGGCGCACTCATATATTCGGGTGTCGATTGTGGCATGGTGTTGGCAATGCTTGTAAGTGGCTTGATTGCAGGCAGCGCGCTCGGCTGGCCGGGTATTTCGTATATTTCAGCTGGCGCTGGTTTTGTCTGGTGTTTATTTTGGTACATATTCGCCGCCAATAATCCGCCAACATCGCGCTTTATTACGAAAGCAGAGTGCGAGTACATTGAGACTTCTATGAGACGTGAGAAAGACTTCCACGAACGGAAAATACCTGTACCATGGTTGGCAATGTTCACTTCGGTGCCCTTCTTGGCGTTACTCGTTGTGCGTTGTGCCGAAACGTGGGGCTTTAGCACCGCGCAATCGCAGATTCCCTCATACTTCAATGGTGTatataatatgaatataaagAGTAATGCGTTGTGCTCGGCCCTGCCGTACATAGCGCGTTGGATTATGTCGTACATCTACTTGTTCTTCGGTAATATGGCGATCGCAAGGAACTGGCTCTGCTTGACGACGGTGCGTAAGATCGCCAATACGTTTGCCATGTGGCTGCCAGCGTTGTTTATGATCGGTATAGGATTCCTTGATGATACCAATAGATCTTTGGCTATTGCTTTGATGACCATGAATGTCGGCTTCAACGGTGGTATTACCATGGGTTGTATACTCAGCACGATTGATGTATCGCCGAATCATGCGGGCGTCGTAATGGGTATCGTGAATACGCTGACTAATGTGGTGTCTTTGTTTACGCCACTGGTTGTGGGCTTCGTAGTCACCGATGCGGTATGTctattctttctttcttttttgtttaatttgcataaattatatatatatttttaataattataaattatattttcagcaTAATCGCTCGGACTGGCAAATTGTTTTCATAATTGCCGCGTGTGTTTTCTTTGTGGGCAATTTGATATACCTAATGTACGGCACGGCTGAGGCTCAGCCATGGGACGCGCCTGACTATCTGTTAAGGAACAATATTGAGGAAGCACCAAAAACTGCGCGTAGCGATAAGCTTAGGAGAGTTGATGTCTCAAGTGTTGCCCGGTGCGAAAGTGAAGGCTGTTCTAGCGGGAGTGGGATGCCTTATCTGGTGGAGGAATCCAAAGATGTtctaaaaaatagaaaatattgaaaaaattctgtGATGCTATATTGTAACCTTAAAGTTAGCTAGAGTTCAGCTGAAACCGGGTATCATTATAAGCTGTTTATTATCATCATTACCATATTTTTTCactgtacataatttttttgaattttaagttatttattattaagtatTAATTATGATAAAAGTAATATTAGTTTAGATAATACTAATTAGTTTATTCctgatattataatttaatagaaaataaattcttatagcaacaatgttataaaattaatttgaaaaattaaatttttcggttttatttttgaacttgCTTGAGGTTGTTCGAGAGTCAGTTGCCTTTTTAGAATACTTTGTAAGCAAACGTTGCTTAAGAGAGTTGCCAACTGACTGTCAATGTGTTTAAGAATTAATGGCTGAAAATTTATACCATGAACTAGTAAACTgaaacttatatttatataattgcatttttcggttAATTCAGACAAGCTTACTCCGTGcataaattctaaattttaggaagattttcgttggcaacattgttaaaaatggccaattttcatctattgtgaatgaaatacaagcaaccctgctgtttatcaaattctcaatatacataatatcaataaaacttctatgttatgatgcagttttaaaaataatgtgttgatatgcttttgtaataaaaaatggtttggtaaaaattgttcggctaacaaccgtaatgtttgtCTTCtaccaattttcattgaaaatattataaaaaggacaatgagctgtttatggaTAATCGTAATCCGTCTGTCAccacaaatttggatctgattaagaaGATAACTTCtgtcaaaataatttatatatatttgtcggTATGACAACCTTGCATAAATTTATTCTCgaattaagaaaaaagaaacaagaaaaactgtCAACTTTGGTAGCAACGAAGCTCTAATGcccttcataaataaataaaacataagaaGATTATAGCGataccgacaaatgagcaggttCTTGGAGAGAAACAGACGTGTGcacaatttcagatcgatatttaaaaaattgatatacACGCTATATAGACAGGCACACGAAAAGACGGTCGTATAGATGGACAGGCAGATAGACAGATATACACGACTAAACCAACTCAGCTCGACACGTTGATcagttatgtaaatattttatagagtcttcgacGCTTTCTTCTATACGtcacaaatttcgtggcaaactacCCTGTTCTGAGCTTCTAACTTGGTTTTAATGTAAAGAAATGTCTCAGTGTagttttcttaaatatacatacatacctatactAAAAGTCCAAGTGGAATTTGCGTAGCGAAAAGATTCAAAGTTTAATTGCTTGTAACttacatacttttaggcgttaaaaatatttacttctgaGTGTCAAtaagcttttaataaatttaaacacaGCTGAAATATTATAGCATGTAGGCATAGTTAAACCTGTGTTTATGGAgactaaataaacaaataaggtATTTCTTTCGTGTTAAAAAATACTCATAAAAGTCTTAAATCCCAGGTGTtaaccaaatataaaaataaaatataaatataacatatttttaatattttaaaaaaaaaaaaaacgcataaaatttgcaaaatctcatcggttctttatttgaaacgtattaataaaactttatctctgtggtttcaacaagatggcgctatattctatggccattttgaaaaacttcggagaacaattcatctcaagaaatggacccgtaagttggccaccaagatcatgcgatttaacgcctttagactattttttgtggggctacgtcaagtctaaagtctacagaaataagccagcaactattccagctttcaACATTTCCgacgggctattccggccgaaatgctcgcaaaattgttttaatgaaaactaacgtttcaaataaagaggGCAATCTTTAAAACTTTATCTCTGTAGTATAATGAAAACCTCGGTTGTAAAATATTGGCTGTTTAAGTGAATTACAGTAGCACTCAGCAACTCGAGCAATTGTTTTAATGAAAACTACTGAGGGCAATCTTTTGTGGAGCCGTTCACAGCAAAATTTCCTGaactaaaaacttttatttgacCCTTAATAATTTTTCGGTAATAACACAAGAGCTAACAGAGCCACTGAAACAAACGTCTCAACTAAACTCTAAACACACGCTACTCCTGATAGAAAATAGATATAAAATAATAGTATTATGTACGGAAATTccgaaatattgggtagtcgaaaaagtcgtttcgtacCAAGGCGTTTGAAAGAGATTTAAAgcttcatttcacaaaaaaaaattaaattcggagaagttgaaaaacaaatacagctgttcaaaaatgagtgaaaataggGAA
It includes:
- the LOC126757599 gene encoding putative inorganic phosphate cotransporter, with translation MTNAESTNPNFQEFDWTEEQKSYIISSFYWGYVVTQFPGGYLSRRFGAKIVMSIGVFGSSICSLATPYLVCWGGWQIFCVIRILQGLCQAALFPAIHEHIAKWSPPQERNLLGALIYSGVDCGMVLAMLVSGLIAGSALGWPGISYISAGAGFVWCLFWYIFAANNPPTSRFITKAECEYIETSMRREKDFHERKIPVPWLAMFTSVPFLALLVVRCAETWGFSTAQSQIPSYFNGVYNMNIKSNALCSALPYIARWIMSYIYLFFGNMAIARNWLCLTTVRKIANTFAMWLPALFMIGIGFLDDTNRSLAIALMTMNVGFNGGITMGCILSTIDVSPNHAGVVMGIVNTLTNVVSLFTPLVVGFVVTDAHNRSDWQIVFIIAACVFFVGNLIYLMYGTAEAQPWDAPDYLLRNNIEEAPKTARSDKLRRVDVSSVARCESEGCSSGSGMPYLVEESKDVLKNRKY